In the genome of Cyanobacteria bacterium GSL.Bin1, one region contains:
- a CDS encoding isochorismate synthase, with product MSVTSCYARGLADDQSLSSFLQNCQRQCQARNESLIVSVTQLLSAIDPLATLQQFACPHQRTFYWENQQENSAIAAWDSCQEKNITTPHRLEKTQAFIDQYQDKIIETGETNVAEVGVKFLTSFTFFPFSPLSSPFPAATIFIPKWQVTRRQNSCFLTYNCTLSAQTNPATIQAEIQAKIQEIEAHSQSLVSFPFPLFSVTNQPLQHTEIRQKNQFKQAVDYALQEIRDNHLSKIVLSHHLDVISQCRFDPFLSLHDLRQKHPACYIFSVGNDRGTTFIGATPERLFSLRKQRLVSDALAGSAPRGKSRIADQKLAQTLLNSEKERREHQAVSDYISQQLTAIGLTPQRSRRQLLKLNNIQHLWTLIQADVPSHLNPLDIVAQLHPTPAVAGVPSAIALEKIREYESFDRGLYAAPLGWLDTHGNAEFMVGIRSAMINKNRARLYAGAGIVAGSNPEKELAEVQLKLQAMLKALR from the coding sequence ATGTCAGTGACTTCCTGCTACGCTAGAGGTTTAGCCGATGATCAAAGCCTGTCTTCCTTCTTACAAAATTGTCAGCGTCAATGCCAAGCTCGAAACGAATCGTTAATTGTTAGCGTCACACAATTGCTTTCTGCGATCGATCCGCTGGCAACTTTACAACAATTTGCTTGCCCTCACCAACGAACTTTTTATTGGGAAAATCAACAAGAAAACAGCGCGATCGCGGCCTGGGATAGCTGTCAGGAAAAAAATATTACCACCCCTCATCGCTTAGAAAAAACCCAAGCCTTTATCGATCAGTATCAAGATAAAATTATTGAAACGGGAGAAACCAATGTTGCTGAAGTGGGTGTCAAATTTTTAACCAGTTTTACATTTTTCCCTTTTTCGCCATTATCCTCTCCCTTTCCAGCCGCAACAATTTTTATTCCGAAATGGCAAGTTACTCGCCGCCAAAATTCTTGCTTTCTCACTTATAATTGCACTTTATCTGCTCAGACAAATCCGGCAACGATTCAAGCAGAAATTCAAGCTAAAATTCAAGAAATTGAAGCACACTCTCAGTCTTTAGTAAGCTTTCCTTTTCCTTTATTTTCTGTTACCAATCAACCCTTACAACACACTGAAATTAGACAAAAAAATCAGTTTAAGCAAGCCGTTGATTATGCCTTGCAAGAAATTCGAGACAACCACCTCAGTAAAATTGTTTTATCTCATCACCTTGATGTCATTTCTCAGTGTAGGTTTGATCCCTTCCTATCATTGCATGATTTACGACAAAAACACCCAGCCTGTTACATTTTTTCGGTTGGCAATGATCGAGGAACAACATTTATTGGCGCAACCCCCGAACGTTTATTTAGTCTGAGGAAGCAACGGTTAGTCAGTGATGCGTTAGCGGGTTCTGCCCCTCGTGGCAAAAGCAGAATCGCCGATCAAAAACTGGCGCAAACTCTCCTCAACAGCGAAAAAGAAAGACGAGAACATCAAGCAGTGAGTGATTATATTAGTCAACAATTAACTGCAATTGGACTCACTCCGCAACGATCGCGCCGTCAACTTTTAAAACTGAATAATATTCAACATCTGTGGACACTGATTCAAGCAGACGTTCCTAGTCATCTGAACCCTTTAGATATCGTTGCTCAACTGCATCCAACACCAGCTGTAGCCGGTGTTCCTAGCGCGATCGCGCTCGAAAAAATCCGAGAATACGAAAGTTTTGATCGGGGTCTTTATGCAGCCCCCCTGGGTTGGCTAGATACTCATGGGAATGCTGAGTTTATGGTGGGAATTCGCTCAGCAATGATTAACAAAAACCGTGCCCGTTTATACGCTGGCGCAGGGATTGTTGCGGGTTCAAACCCGGAAAAGGAATTGGCGGAAGTCCAACTCAAATTGCAAGCGATGTTAAAAGCACTGCGATAA
- a CDS encoding molybdenum cofactor biosynthesis protein MoaE, which translates to MLSTPTITRHPHDHFHIALAPLSFDEVYRLADDPANGAIVVMSGTVREQTAGKPVAYLEYQAYEPMAIALFQQIAAHIRQQWSPVNRVVIHHRIGRLQIGEISVLVAVGCPHRSEAFAACQYAIDTLKHNAPIWKKEASINPDGTIEANWVDCPRC; encoded by the coding sequence ATGCTTTCTACGCCAACGATTACTCGTCATCCGCATGATCACTTTCACATTGCCTTGGCCCCCTTATCGTTTGATGAAGTGTATCGTCTCGCTGATGATCCCGCCAATGGCGCAATTGTGGTCATGAGTGGCACGGTACGGGAACAAACCGCCGGGAAACCCGTGGCGTATCTGGAATATCAAGCCTATGAACCCATGGCGATCGCGCTGTTTCAACAAATTGCAGCCCACATTCGTCAGCAATGGTCGCCCGTGAATCGGGTAGTCATTCATCATCGCATTGGACGGCTTCAAATTGGGGAAATTAGTGTCCTGGTTGCAGTGGGCTGTCCTCATCGCAGTGAAGCCTTTGCCGCTTGTCAGTACGCGATCGATACTTTAAAGCACAATGCCCCCATTTGGAAGAAAGAAGCCAGCATTAACCCAGATGGAACAATTGAAGCCAACTGGGTGGATTGCCCGCGCTGTTAG
- a CDS encoding ATP-binding cassette domain-containing protein: protein MKQSPILHLEGVSKKYSRQGIPAVNQVSFTLPQGHLLSLLGPSGCGKTTLLRLIAGFEQPLQGKITIAGKVVADATSNVPPERRDVGMVFQDYALFPHLNVAKNIAFGLKQHRNQSVANLKKQVQAALTLVGLEGLEQRYPHELSGGQQQRVALARALAPRPNLVLLDEPLSNLDVQVRLRLRTELRDILKASGIAAVFVTHDQEEALSISDSVAVMQQGNLEQHDTPETVYTYPASRFVAEFVTQGNFLPASRSRNGWETEVGTFILDPSQISDQVQGDQGDLMIRQEDITLIPDEASAIVVRDREFLGREHRYRLQLPSGLQLQARTYQKQPLASQTRVRVSCNEGLLHLFPSHASEEAKVGHQQPQLTQKL, encoded by the coding sequence ATGAAACAATCTCCCATTCTGCACCTAGAAGGCGTTAGTAAAAAGTATTCTCGTCAAGGCATCCCAGCTGTCAATCAAGTTAGCTTCACGTTACCCCAAGGGCATTTACTGAGCTTATTAGGACCGTCTGGGTGCGGAAAAACGACGCTTTTGCGGCTGATTGCGGGGTTTGAGCAACCGTTACAGGGTAAGATTACGATTGCTGGGAAAGTAGTTGCTGATGCCACGTCTAATGTGCCCCCAGAACGGCGGGATGTGGGAATGGTGTTTCAAGATTATGCGCTATTTCCTCATCTGAATGTGGCGAAAAATATTGCTTTTGGTTTAAAACAACATCGCAACCAGAGTGTGGCGAACCTCAAAAAACAAGTGCAAGCCGCTTTAACTCTAGTGGGTTTAGAAGGCTTGGAACAGCGCTATCCTCATGAACTCTCTGGCGGTCAACAACAACGAGTTGCCCTAGCCCGCGCCTTAGCCCCTCGTCCTAATTTAGTCTTATTAGATGAACCGTTAAGTAATTTGGATGTACAAGTCCGCTTGCGCCTACGAACAGAGTTACGAGATATTCTCAAAGCTTCCGGCATTGCTGCCGTATTTGTCACTCATGATCAAGAAGAAGCCCTTTCCATTTCCGATTCTGTGGCAGTGATGCAACAGGGTAATCTAGAACAGCATGATACCCCAGAAACGGTTTATACTTACCCGGCTTCGCGTTTTGTTGCAGAATTTGTGACTCAAGGGAATTTCCTCCCGGCTTCTCGCAGTAGAAACGGCTGGGAAACGGAAGTTGGAACGTTCATTTTAGACCCCTCACAAATTTCAGATCAGGTACAAGGGGATCAGGGGGATTTAATGATTCGTCAAGAAGATATTACACTCATTCCTGATGAAGCCTCAGCAATTGTGGTGCGCGATCGCGAATTTTTAGGACGGGAACATCGCTACCGCCTACAACTTCCTTCGGGACTGCAATTACAAGCGCGAACCTATCAAAAACAACCCTTAGCCTCGCAAACGCGAGTGCGAGTAAGCTGTAATGAGGGCTTATTACATCTCTTTCCCAGTCACGCTTCAGAGGAAGCCAAAGTAGGACACCAGCAACCGCAGTTAACCCAAAAACTTTAA
- a CDS encoding OmpA family protein, producing the protein MSDLKKLNSNSELDLDLDIEEDQESGVWLSISDLMSGLLLFFALLFIATQVQLQETIKELQKYKDILEKLPSLIADEIEDKIGDDAVKVDPETGDVSLDDKILFAEGESELKPEGKQFLNRFIPTYSKVIFSDQEFEQEIARVVIEGHTSSKGSDEANRALSLERALSVTNYIFSDQLNFPNEERFEEKILISGRGEIDANQASDDPRDRKVTFRFQLRRPDFSEFVNQEEGKIKKSIDKESK; encoded by the coding sequence ATGTCAGATCTTAAAAAACTTAATTCTAATTCTGAACTCGATCTAGATCTAGATATTGAAGAAGATCAAGAATCAGGAGTTTGGCTTTCGATTAGTGATTTGATGTCAGGATTACTTTTGTTTTTTGCTCTCTTATTTATCGCAACTCAAGTTCAATTGCAAGAAACAATCAAAGAGTTACAAAAATATAAAGATATTCTAGAAAAATTGCCTTCGCTAATTGCAGACGAAATTGAAGATAAAATTGGTGATGATGCTGTAAAAGTTGATCCAGAAACAGGAGATGTTAGTCTTGATGATAAAATTTTATTTGCAGAAGGAGAGTCTGAGCTAAAGCCAGAAGGAAAACAGTTTCTCAATAGATTTATTCCTACGTACAGTAAAGTGATTTTTTCTGATCAAGAATTTGAACAAGAAATCGCACGGGTTGTCATTGAAGGACATACGAGTTCTAAAGGTTCAGATGAAGCGAATCGGGCTTTAAGTTTAGAACGGGCTTTATCTGTCACTAATTATATTTTTTCTGATCAACTTAATTTCCCTAATGAAGAGCGTTTTGAGGAGAAGATTTTAATTAGTGGTCGTGGAGAAATTGATGCGAATCAAGCAAGTGATGACCCTAGAGATCGGAAAGTAACATTCCGCTTTCAATTACGTCGTCCTGATTTTAGTGAATTTGTTAATCAAGAAGAGGGGAAAATTAAAAAATCAATTGATAAAGAAAGCAAATAA
- a CDS encoding isochorismatase — protein MNHFSELPIPSFFNPEKVREVWQVPYPDRAAQAEAWAQEQQIPPADQDETRIGLLLIDVQNTFCLPGFELYVGGKSGKGAIEDNVRLCEFIYRNLHCLTQIIATMDTHVAMQIFHPVFWVNDKGEHPTPATTIISHQDIEQGVWQVNPAVVPNFPGWDDAALQAYALHYARHLDSTGKYPLMIWPYHGKLGSIGHALVSSVEEALFFYTVARKRQTQYEIKGNNPLTENYSVLRPEVMTDHNGNPIAQENRALIEQLLNFDHLIIAGQAKSHCVAWTIDDLLTEIQQRDPNLAKKVYLLEDCTSPVVVPGGADFSEQADAAFQRFQANGMHLVQSTEPMKNYLSSVKQ, from the coding sequence ATGAATCATTTTTCTGAGCTGCCGATCCCTTCTTTTTTTAATCCAGAGAAGGTACGAGAGGTGTGGCAAGTCCCTTATCCGGATCGCGCAGCACAAGCAGAAGCCTGGGCACAAGAACAGCAAATTCCCCCGGCTGATCAGGATGAGACTCGCATTGGTTTATTGTTGATTGATGTGCAAAATACCTTCTGTTTACCCGGCTTTGAATTGTATGTGGGGGGAAAATCAGGAAAGGGCGCGATCGAGGATAACGTCCGTTTATGTGAGTTTATTTACCGCAATCTCCATTGCTTAACTCAAATTATCGCCACGATGGATACTCATGTGGCGATGCAAATTTTTCATCCCGTTTTCTGGGTGAATGACAAGGGAGAACATCCGACCCCAGCAACAACAATTATCTCTCATCAGGATATTGAACAGGGCGTTTGGCAGGTTAACCCAGCAGTTGTACCAAACTTTCCAGGTTGGGATGATGCCGCCTTACAAGCCTATGCCCTTCACTATGCCCGTCACTTGGATAGTACAGGAAAATATCCGCTGATGATCTGGCCCTACCACGGTAAGCTGGGAAGCATTGGTCATGCTTTGGTGTCTTCTGTAGAAGAGGCTCTATTTTTCTATACCGTAGCGCGCAAACGTCAAACCCAATACGAAATTAAAGGGAATAACCCGCTCACAGAAAATTATTCGGTGTTACGTCCGGAAGTAATGACCGATCACAATGGCAACCCCATCGCGCAGGAAAATCGCGCTTTAATTGAACAATTATTAAACTTTGACCATTTAATCATTGCTGGACAAGCCAAAAGCCATTGTGTCGCCTGGACTATTGATGATTTACTGACCGAAATCCAGCAGCGCGATCCTAACTTAGCCAAAAAAGTTTATCTGTTGGAAGATTGTACCTCGCCAGTAGTGGTTCCCGGTGGTGCTGACTTTAGTGAACAAGCAGATGCTGCTTTTCAGCGTTTTCAAGCCAACGGAATGCACTTGGTTCAATCCACCGAACCGATGAAAAATTATTTGTCTAGTGTTAAACAGTGA
- the recN gene encoding DNA repair protein RecN — protein MLISLRIENFALVDQLELDLGTGLNVLTGETGAGKSIILDAIDAALGGKVNSRFMRTGSERALVEATFSLTPAIKRWLEEQEIDLLDDETLVCSREMSLKRSGLRSRSRVNGVLINRQLINELRTYLVEITAQGQTVALMIPARQRELLDTYGGQALLIQRKEVAKAYETYSQCKETLETRRQTEQERLQRLDWIQHQLEELHSAQLDQESELEELEQERDRLLHAVELQQLSYQVYQTLYQRDDDAPAGTDILGDAENLLTEMVQYDSQLAPLLEMVQNAMTQIVEAGQQIYAYGEGLESDPDRLAEVEDRIRTLKQICRKYGPDLKDAIAHQADLEAELNRLNDSEQSLETLEENTNIAYTTLIEACGILSEQRKEAATRLEEQLVAELKPLAMEKVQFYCTLTEIAPSAQGTEQVNYYFSPNPGETPKPLSETASGGEMSRFLLALKACFSQAEQKLQTLVFDEIDTGVSGRVANAIGQKLRQLAQQQQVLCVTHQPLVAALADFHFRVEKQFSSSRTTVCVMRLADPNTRRDELAQLAGGDNDENAIAFADSLLKQAQVQ, from the coding sequence ATGTTAATTTCCCTCAGAATTGAGAATTTTGCTTTAGTCGATCAACTGGAACTTGATTTAGGTACAGGCTTGAATGTCCTCACGGGAGAAACAGGGGCGGGAAAATCGATTATCCTCGACGCCATTGATGCTGCTTTAGGGGGTAAGGTGAACAGCCGTTTTATGCGCACGGGGAGTGAAAGGGCATTAGTGGAAGCCACATTTTCCCTGACGCCTGCAATTAAAAGGTGGTTGGAAGAACAGGAAATTGATTTACTCGATGATGAAACCTTGGTGTGTAGTCGCGAAATGTCACTGAAGCGGAGTGGGTTAAGATCGCGATCGCGAGTCAATGGGGTTCTCATTAACCGGCAACTGATTAATGAACTGCGGACGTATTTAGTGGAAATTACAGCGCAAGGACAAACCGTGGCGTTGATGATCCCCGCCCGTCAACGGGAACTCCTTGATACCTATGGGGGACAAGCTTTACTCATCCAACGGAAAGAAGTGGCGAAGGCGTATGAAACCTATAGCCAGTGCAAGGAAACCCTAGAAACCCGACGCCAAACGGAACAAGAACGTCTGCAACGGTTAGATTGGATTCAGCATCAATTAGAAGAACTGCATTCGGCGCAATTAGACCAAGAATCGGAATTAGAAGAGTTAGAACAAGAGCGCGATCGCTTACTGCATGCGGTAGAGTTACAGCAACTGAGTTATCAAGTCTATCAAACTCTTTATCAACGGGATGATGACGCCCCGGCGGGAACAGATATTCTCGGCGATGCGGAAAATCTTCTCACCGAAATGGTGCAATATGATTCCCAGCTTGCCCCCTTATTAGAGATGGTCCAAAATGCGATGACGCAAATTGTGGAAGCAGGACAACAAATTTACGCCTATGGAGAAGGCTTAGAGTCGGATCCAGACCGGTTGGCGGAAGTAGAAGACCGGATTCGGACCTTGAAACAGATTTGTCGCAAATATGGTCCTGACTTAAAAGACGCGATCGCGCACCAAGCGGATCTCGAAGCAGAACTCAATCGCCTCAATGATTCAGAACAATCTTTAGAAACCCTAGAAGAAAATACTAATATTGCTTACACCACCCTTATCGAAGCTTGTGGTATTCTTAGTGAACAACGAAAAGAGGCTGCCACTCGCCTCGAAGAACAACTGGTTGCTGAACTCAAACCCTTAGCAATGGAAAAGGTGCAATTTTACTGTACGCTAACTGAAATTGCTCCGAGTGCCCAAGGCACAGAACAAGTCAATTATTACTTTAGTCCTAACCCTGGAGAAACCCCAAAACCGCTTTCCGAAACTGCCTCTGGCGGAGAAATGAGCCGGTTTCTCTTAGCTTTGAAAGCTTGCTTTTCCCAAGCTGAACAGAAATTACAAACCCTTGTCTTTGATGAAATTGATACTGGGGTTTCCGGGCGAGTAGCCAACGCGATCGGGCAGAAACTCCGTCAACTGGCCCAACAACAGCAAGTCCTTTGTGTTACCCACCAACCTCTGGTTGCCGCCTTAGCTGACTTTCATTTTCGGGTGGAGAAACAATTTTCTTCCTCTCGCACCACTGTTTGCGTGATGCGCTTAGCCGATCCCAATACCCGGCGGGATGAACTCGCCCAACTCGCTGGGGGAGACAATGATGAGAACGCGATCGCGTTTGCCGATTCTTTACTCAAACAAGCCCAAGTCCAATGA
- the fabG gene encoding 3-oxoacyl-ACP reductase FabG, with product MEGKQVLLTGGTGGLGLGVTPTVVKRGAKLTIPYRSEASVERLKQILSPTEFASIRFVTLDLTKESAIAQLIEDMGRVDVLIHLVGGFSMGQLVDYSYEDWKKDFQLNLDTTFLVCKHSLRAMINAGYGRIVTVGSKGAVQPMGGLASYCASKAGVVALTQALAEEVKNYDNITANCVLPSIIDTPTNREAMGSDQADQWVKPESLAEAICYLASEAAREVRGATLPVYGKL from the coding sequence ATGGAAGGGAAACAAGTTCTTCTTACCGGTGGCACCGGCGGTTTAGGTTTAGGTGTTACGCCTACAGTCGTCAAACGAGGGGCAAAACTCACGATTCCGTATCGCAGTGAAGCTTCAGTCGAGCGTCTCAAGCAAATTTTATCACCCACTGAATTTGCCAGTATTCGCTTTGTCACATTGGATTTAACCAAAGAAAGCGCGATCGCGCAACTGATCGAAGATATGGGACGGGTTGACGTTTTAATTCATCTCGTTGGGGGCTTTTCTATGGGACAACTGGTTGATTACAGTTATGAGGACTGGAAAAAAGACTTCCAGCTCAACCTCGACACCACCTTCTTAGTTTGTAAACACAGCCTCCGTGCCATGATTAACGCGGGTTATGGACGCATTGTAACCGTTGGTTCAAAAGGGGCTGTACAACCCATGGGAGGACTCGCCTCTTACTGTGCATCTAAAGCCGGTGTTGTTGCCCTGACCCAAGCCCTTGCTGAAGAGGTGAAAAATTACGATAATATTACCGCCAATTGTGTGCTTCCCAGCATTATTGATACCCCCACCAACCGCGAAGCGATGGGAAGCGACCAAGCCGATCAATGGGTTAAACCAGAATCACTGGCAGAAGCAATTTGTTATCTGGCTTCAGAAGCGGCAAGAGAAGTTCGTGGCGCCACTCTCCCAGTTTATGGAAAACTTTAG
- the sat gene encoding sulfate adenylyltransferase, with protein sequence MSNQHDAIAPHGGQLINCIANEAEKQEFLAQAESLARVQLDQRAVSDLEMIAIGGFSPLRGFMEQADYERVVEDMHLENGLPWSIPVTLSVSEEEAEPLKEGSWIRLDDPNGRFLGVLELTQKYRYNKAHEAINVYRTDEEKHPGVAVIYQKGAINLAGPIWLLERDPHPLFPNYQIDPIQSRALFREKGWNTIVGFQTRNPIHRAHEYIQKCALEVVDGLFLHPLVGATKSDDIPADVRMRCYEIMINHYYPQDRVTLAIYPAAMRYAGPREAIFHALVRKNYGCTHFIVGRDHAGVGDYYGTYDAQEIFDEFDPEALGITPMRFEHAFYCKRTKQMATTKTSPSTPEERLHLSGTKVRAMLREGQLPPEEFSRPEVAQELAKAMQKN encoded by the coding sequence ATGAGTAATCAACACGACGCGATCGCGCCTCACGGGGGGCAACTAATTAACTGCATTGCTAATGAAGCCGAAAAACAAGAATTTCTTGCCCAAGCCGAGAGCTTAGCGCGAGTGCAATTGGATCAACGAGCGGTTTCTGATCTAGAAATGATCGCTATTGGTGGCTTTAGCCCTTTACGGGGGTTTATGGAACAAGCGGACTACGAGCGAGTAGTTGAGGACATGCACCTCGAAAATGGTCTACCTTGGTCCATCCCGGTAACGCTCTCTGTTAGTGAAGAAGAAGCAGAACCCCTCAAAGAAGGGAGTTGGATTCGTCTTGACGATCCTAACGGACGCTTTCTTGGCGTTTTAGAACTTACGCAAAAGTACCGCTATAACAAAGCTCATGAAGCGATTAACGTCTACCGCACCGATGAAGAAAAACACCCCGGCGTTGCGGTAATTTATCAAAAGGGGGCCATTAACCTCGCCGGACCAATTTGGTTATTAGAGCGGGATCCCCATCCTCTCTTTCCCAATTATCAGATTGATCCCATTCAATCCCGTGCCCTTTTCCGTGAGAAAGGCTGGAACACCATTGTCGGTTTCCAAACCCGCAACCCCATCCACCGCGCCCACGAATACATTCAGAAATGCGCCCTGGAAGTGGTTGATGGCTTATTTTTACATCCGCTTGTTGGCGCCACTAAAAGCGATGATATCCCTGCTGATGTGCGGATGCGGTGTTATGAAATCATGATCAATCACTATTACCCGCAAGATCGGGTGACCCTTGCGATTTACCCCGCCGCCATGCGTTACGCGGGACCCAGAGAAGCGATTTTCCATGCCCTGGTGCGGAAAAACTACGGTTGCACCCATTTTATTGTCGGGCGCGATCATGCCGGTGTTGGCGACTACTATGGCACCTATGATGCGCAAGAAATTTTCGACGAATTTGACCCCGAAGCGTTAGGCATTACTCCCATGCGCTTTGAACATGCTTTCTACTGCAAGCGTACCAAACAAATGGCAACCACCAAAACAAGCCCTAGCACTCCCGAAGAACGACTTCACCTCTCCGGAACCAAAGTTCGGGCAATGTTACGAGAAGGACAATTACCCCCAGAAGAGTTCTCGCGTCCAGAAGTTGCTCAAGAATTAGCCAAAGCAATGCAGAAAAATTAA
- a CDS encoding 2-carboxy-1,4-naphthoquinone phytyltransferase: protein MRLTSSQKITVKKINTSLWIAAIKPPIYSVAVVPITMGTLVAYRETKQLDWSIFFLFLLSGILIIAWLNLSNDVFDSETGIDVNKTTSVVNITGNKSLVFWVSNICLVGALFGLGAIAWLQQDWLVVGGVLLACFLGYTYQGPPFRLGYQGLGELICFICFGPLAISAAYYSQAQAFSPFALAISTLIGINTSIILFCSHFHQVEDDLAAGKRSPIVRLGTQTGANVLFALTASIFLLTVFWITWGYFPIASLLIFLALPWAYQLVRHVQQYHDQPQKVSNSKFIAVQFYLWSSLFLGVGILLEIQTHLS, encoded by the coding sequence ATGCGTTTAACTAGTTCCCAAAAGATAACTGTAAAAAAAATTAATACATCATTATGGATCGCGGCAATTAAACCTCCAATTTATAGTGTTGCCGTAGTCCCAATTACGATGGGAACTCTGGTTGCTTACCGGGAAACAAAACAACTGGACTGGTCGATCTTTTTCCTGTTTCTACTATCAGGAATTCTCATTATTGCTTGGTTAAATTTAAGCAACGACGTTTTTGATTCTGAAACCGGAATTGATGTTAATAAAACCACATCAGTTGTGAATATTACCGGGAATAAATCCCTAGTTTTTTGGGTGAGTAATATTTGTCTAGTGGGAGCCCTTTTCGGGTTGGGCGCGATCGCGTGGCTACAACAAGATTGGCTTGTAGTGGGAGGAGTACTTCTCGCTTGTTTCTTAGGCTACACTTACCAGGGACCGCCCTTTCGACTGGGTTATCAAGGTTTAGGAGAATTGATCTGCTTCATTTGTTTTGGACCACTTGCGATTAGTGCTGCCTACTATTCCCAAGCTCAAGCGTTTAGTCCCTTTGCTTTGGCCATATCGACCCTGATCGGTATTAATACCTCGATCATCCTTTTTTGTTCCCATTTCCATCAAGTAGAAGATGATTTGGCAGCGGGAAAGCGCTCTCCCATTGTGCGCTTAGGAACACAAACCGGTGCAAATGTTCTCTTTGCTCTAACGGCAAGCATCTTTCTTTTAACAGTTTTCTGGATCACTTGGGGGTATTTTCCCATTGCCAGTCTACTCATTTTTCTCGCCTTACCTTGGGCTTATCAGCTCGTGCGCCACGTGCAACAATATCATGATCAACCGCAAAAGGTCAGTAACTCCAAGTTTATTGCCGTGCAATTTTATCTCTGGAGTAGTCTGTTTCTTGGTGTTGGGATACTACTCGAAATCCAAACCCATTTGAGTTAA